From Lujinxingia vulgaris, a single genomic window includes:
- a CDS encoding putative ABC transporter permease subunit, translating to MILDLIGIKLRMVRGTLRSDEGRLRGPFFAILSLMFAAALFRSGYFIVTQSLMLEPVGELLVQRLLAITLLVFFGLLVFSNIVTSFSSFYLADDLEFLMAQPIPRDAMFTSRFLEAMLQSSWVIILFGVPLFSAIGYGMGAHWTFYPYLVLVLIPFVAIPTGLASILALLVTNILAANRTRDAALFFGLVGFATLFVVIRSVQPERLLNPESFDSIGELMRLLSVPTTSYLPSDWVINMLAPMLFGTRGQWMWSATFLGLTPLALYFISAWLHRPLYFRGYTKTQEGRHGGGLMTIARNWAVERSRRAGGDYAERMAKLRALGEQPLSSLRALIHKDQAVFMRDASQWSQLLIVVAIIVIYLVNFKYFEIAANEALLGDVGLSFFNLAACSFVTVTLCGRFLFPAVSVEGRSFWLILQAPISLERFLVGKWLGSLAPIVIIGQLLIWSSNLLVGTPLLTCVLSGIQILVITVICAAVAVGMGALYPQFHNPNAAKIASSFGAVIFMISCIFLTLMLLGMWFYPSMAITQPERFGTISFGLWAFAVLGIVIAAFTPVIALKAGAGSLRARF from the coding sequence GTGATTCTCGATCTTATCGGCATCAAACTCCGCATGGTGCGCGGCACGCTGCGCTCCGATGAGGGCCGGCTGCGCGGGCCTTTCTTTGCGATCTTGAGCCTGATGTTTGCCGCAGCGCTCTTTCGCTCCGGCTATTTCATCGTGACGCAGTCGTTGATGCTGGAGCCTGTTGGCGAGCTCCTGGTCCAGCGCCTGCTGGCGATCACGCTGCTGGTGTTTTTCGGGCTGCTGGTCTTCAGCAACATCGTCACCTCCTTTAGCTCCTTTTATCTGGCCGACGATCTCGAGTTCTTGATGGCCCAGCCGATCCCCAGAGACGCGATGTTCACCTCGCGTTTTCTGGAGGCGATGCTGCAGTCGAGCTGGGTGATCATTCTCTTCGGGGTGCCGCTCTTCTCGGCGATTGGCTACGGGATGGGGGCGCATTGGACGTTCTACCCCTACCTGGTGCTGGTGCTGATCCCCTTTGTGGCCATCCCTACCGGGCTGGCGTCGATTCTGGCGCTACTGGTGACCAACATCCTGGCGGCCAACCGCACCCGTGATGCCGCGCTCTTCTTCGGGCTTGTGGGCTTTGCCACGCTCTTTGTGGTCATTCGCTCGGTGCAGCCCGAGCGCCTGCTCAACCCGGAGAGTTTTGACTCCATTGGCGAGTTGATGCGGCTCCTCTCGGTGCCGACGACGTCGTATTTGCCGAGCGACTGGGTCATCAACATGCTCGCGCCGATGCTCTTTGGCACGCGCGGTCAGTGGATGTGGTCGGCGACCTTTCTGGGGCTTACGCCGCTGGCGCTCTACTTCATCTCGGCCTGGCTGCACCGCCCGCTCTACTTTCGGGGTTACACCAAGACCCAGGAGGGGCGTCACGGGGGCGGGCTGATGACGATCGCGCGCAACTGGGCGGTGGAGCGCTCCCGGCGTGCCGGCGGCGATTATGCCGAGCGTATGGCGAAGTTGCGTGCGCTGGGTGAGCAGCCCCTCTCGTCGCTCAGGGCGTTGATTCATAAAGACCAGGCCGTCTTTATGCGGGACGCCAGCCAGTGGTCGCAGCTCTTGATCGTGGTGGCGATCATCGTCATCTACCTGGTGAACTTTAAGTATTTTGAGATCGCCGCCAACGAGGCGCTGCTGGGCGATGTGGGGCTCTCCTTCTTCAACCTCGCTGCGTGCAGCTTTGTGACGGTGACGCTCTGCGGGCGTTTTCTCTTTCCGGCGGTCAGCGTGGAGGGGCGCAGCTTCTGGCTGATCTTGCAGGCGCCGATCTCATTGGAGCGTTTTCTGGTGGGCAAGTGGCTCGGCAGTCTGGCGCCGATTGTGATCATCGGACAGCTCTTGATCTGGTCATCAAACCTGCTGGTGGGCACGCCTCTGCTGACGTGTGTTTTGAGCGGGATTCAGATCCTGGTCATCACGGTGATCTGCGCGGCGGTGGCCGTGGGGATGGGCGCGCTCTACCCGCAGTTTCATAACCCGAACGCGGCGAAGATCGCGTCGAGCTTCGGGGCGGTGATCTTTATGATCTCGTGCATCTTTTTGACCTTGATGCTGCTGGGGATGTGGTTCTATCCCTCCATGGCCATCACCCAACCCGAGCGTTTTGGGACGATCAGCTTCGGGCTGTGGGCATTTGCGGTGCTGGGCATTGTGATTGCGGCGTTTACGCCTGTGATCGCGCTTAAGGCCGGCGCAGGCTCGTTGCGCGCGCGCTTCTAA